The window CGGTCAATGTGTCGCCGCTGCAGTTCCGCAATCCGAGGTTTTCGGAGGCGGCTCTCCAGATCATCCGGGAGGCGGGCGCCGATCCCAGCCGAATCGAGCTGGAGATCACCGAAAGCGCAGCCATGGCCGACCCGTCCCACGCCGCCCGGGAGCTGGCGCCGCTCAGGAGCGCAGGGGTGCGGATCGCGATCGACGACTTCGGCACCGGCTATTCGAACTTCGCCGCCCTGACGCAACTGCCGTTCGACGTGCTGAAGATCGACCGCAGCTTCGTCCGGGACGCGCTCGTGACGCCAGGCGCCCGGGTCGTGGTGGAGGCGGTGCTGGGCCTCGCCCGGAACCTGGACGTCGAGACGGTGGCGGAAGGCGTCGAGACCGAAGAGCAGCGCGCGTTCGTGACCGCGGGCGGGTGCACGTTTGGACAGGGCTACCTGTTCGGCCGGCCGATGCCCGGCGAGGCGTTCGAAGCCTGGTACGCGAACCGGCTCGGCGCGGAGCTGCGCGCCGTCGCAGCCGAGGCGCAGGGCCAGCTTTGGGGACGACACGCGGCCGCCCGCGCCGTCATCCCACCCTCGTCCGGCTTCGCTCAGCCCGCCGCGTCGTAGAGCGCGCAAGGGGGCGGCCGTCACGTCGCCGCGCGCGCATGCGTCATTGAGCCGACACGCCGAAGCGTCTAGAAGGCGCGGGCCGAACGCCATCTTCGGACCGCGAGGACGCAACGCATCATGACCGCCCCGAACGCTCCCCACGACACCGCCCGGATCCTGGTCGAGGCGCTTCCCTACATGCAGCGCTACGACGCCGCGACGGTGGTCGTGAAGTACGGCGGCAACGCCATGGGCGATTCCGACGCCGCGCGCTGGTTCGCGCAGGACGTCGCGATCCTGAAGGAGGTCGGCATCAACCCGGTGGTGGTGCACGGCGGCGGACCGCAGATCGGCCGCATGCTCGACCGGCTCGGCATCAAGAGCGAGTTCAAGGCGGGCCTGCGCGTCACCGACCAGGCGACCGTCGAGATCGTCGAGATGATCCTCGCCGGCGCGATCAACAAGAACATCGTGGCCTCCATCAACGCCGAGGGCGGGCGCGCCATCGGGCTGTCGGGCAAGGACGGCGGCATGGTGTTCGCCCGCAAGGTCAGCCGCAGCCTGATCAACCCGGAGACCGGCCAGGAAGAGGTCGTCGACCTCGGCTTCGTCGGCGAGCCGGCGGAGGTCGACCGCACCGTGCTCGACTGGGCGATCACCTCGGACTTCATCCCGGTCGTCGCCCCGGTCGCGGGATCGGCCGACGGACGAGAGACCTACAACGTCAACGCCGACACCTTCGCCGGCGCCATCGCCGGCGCGGTCGGCGCCAAGCGCCTCCTGATGCTGACCGACGTTCCGGGGGTGCTCGACCGCGACAAGAACCTCATCCAGCAGCTCTCGGTCGAGGAGGCCCGCCGGCTGATCGCCGACGGCACCGTGTCGGGCGGCATGATCCCGAAGGTCGAGACCTGCATCTACGCCGTCGAGCGCGGCGTGGAGGGCGTCGTCATCCTGGACGGCAAGACCCCGCACGCCGTGCTGATGGAGCTTCTGACGCCCGGCGGCGCCGGCACGCTGATCACGCGGTGAGCAACGTCGTCGATTTCCGCAAGGCGCAGAAGAAAAAAGCCGAGCCGAAACCCACGCCCGGCTCCCCCAAGCGGCGCTCCGTGGCCGAGTTCGCCTTGGCCGTCGGCCTGACGGGCGTGGCCATCTTCCTCGCGCCGACGCTATGGACGGGCGTCCCGGTCCATCTCCTGGCGGTGGTCAATCTGCTGGTCGCCGCGGTCTACGTGCAGCAGGGTCCGCGGCTGCTCGCAGGCCTCTGGATTGCGCTGTCTTTCGCGGTCCTTGCGGTCTTCAGCGAGGCGTCGCCGGTGGCCTACGCGCTTGGCGTGGCGTTCGCGACCTTCGGTTGAGCGCAGGCCCGGCGCAGCCTTGGAAAAGCCGTGAGGCGGGCCCACCTAAAATCGTTCATGAACGAGCGCCATGCTGTGCGCTCGATCTCGTCATGGACGCCCCTTGAATGACATCCTCGCCCGCATGAACGACCTGCCTGATCCCGCCGCCGTGGGGCGCCTTGCGGCGCATGCGGTCGTCGCCGAGGCCAAGGGGTTCGACCACGTCGACACCTGGGTGTTCGATCTCGACAACACGCTCTACCCCGCCTCCGCAGGGCTGTTCTCGCTGATCGACGCCAAGATGACGGCCTTCATCGCCGGCCGCTACGGTATCGACGGCCTGTCGGCGCGCGCGCTTCAGAAATACTACTACCGCACCTACGGCACGACGCTGCGCGGCCTGATGACGGAGGACGCGCTCGATCCGCACGCCTTTCTCGCCTTCGTGCACGACATCGACCATTCGGTGCTGACGCCCGCGCCCGACCTTGCGGCCGCGATCGCGCGGCTTCCCGGCCGCCGCTTCGTCCTGACCAACGGCTCGCGGCGCCACGCCGAGAACGTCGCGGCCAAGCTTGGCCTGCTCGAGCTGTTCGAAGACGTGTTCGACATCGCCGCGGCGAGCTTCGTGCCGAAGCCGGACCAGTCCGCCTACCAGACGTTTCTGGACCTCCACGGCGTGGAGCCCCGTCGGGCGGCGATGTTCGAGGACCTGTCGAAAAACCTCGTCGCGCCGCATGCGCTCGGCATGCGGACGGTGCTGGTCACCCCCAAGGCGGGCGAGCCGGACCTTGGCGAGCGGCTGACCGCGGCGGACGACGACCGCCGCGGCCCGCACGTGGACCACGTGACGGACGATTTGACCGGGTTCCTGTCGGCGCTGGCGCTCGTCGCCGCCGAATAGTCCGCGCGCGTCAGGCTTTGGTCGACCACGCCGCGGCTTGCGGGGAAGGGCGCGTCTCGTCATCTTGACGCTCCGGCGCCGGCAGAAGCGCCGCCGCCCCCGGGAGCCCCTCGCGACGATGGAAACGCCTACCGACTTCGAGGTCGCGGACGACGCGCCGAGCGCGCGGGCGGCCGAGACCGAAGCGATGGTCCGTGCGGCTTGGCTGTACTTCATCGGCGAGATGAACCAGAGCGAGATCGCCGACCGGCTGGGACTCTCCCGCGTGAAGGTCAACCGGCTGATCGCCGCCGCCCGCAGCGAGGGGGTGGTGGACGTGCGCATCGTCCATCCGTCGATCGCGCTGATCGAGCTCGAAAACCGGATGTGCCACGCCTACAAGCTCGATTCGTGCCGGGTCGTCCCGGCCGCGGGGGAGGGCGGCGAGTCCGAGATCGACAAGCGGTTCGTCGCCATCGCCGCCGCCGAGACGCTGGCCCGCGGCGTGGCGCAGAAGCCGGACGGCGTGTTCGCGCTGTCCTGGGGCACGACCATGGCCGCCGTCGCCCACGCCTACCGTGGGGCCCGCGCGCCGCGCGCCCGCTTCGTGTCGGTCATGGGATCGCTGACCCGCAAGGCGGCGTCCAACCCCTACGAGGTCGTCCACCGCATCGCAGAGCGCACCGGCGGGGAGGGCTACTTCATTCCGGCCCCCTATCTCGCCGACACCATGGCGGACCGCGAGGTGCTGATGGCGCAGCGCACGGTGCGGACATCGCTCGACCTCGCCCGCTCCGCCGACCTCGCCATGAGCGGCGTCACCGAAGCCACGCCGAACTCCTTTCTCGTCGCGCAGAAGCTCGTGACCATCGAGGAGCTGGAGGACTGCCGGGCGAACGGCGCGGTCGGCTCCTTCGCCGGCCTGTTCTTCGACCGCGACGGCCGCTTCGTGGACTGCGACGTCAACCGCCGCCGGGTCGGCGTGTCGGGCGAAACCTTCCGCGGGCTGAACACCGTCGGGATCGCCGCCGGCCGCTCCAAGATCGAATCCGTGCTGGCGGCGCTCCGGGGCGGCGTGTTCCGCCACCTCGTCACGGATGAGACGGTCGCGCGGGGCCTGCTCGCCGAGGCGGGGTGAGCGCTCGGATCAGCCGCGCGCGGCCAGCGCCTTCGCCCGAATGGCGCTGAGCGTCGTCGTCGGCGAGATCGCCTCCGGATCGAGCTTCACGTGGATCAACGCCGGCCGACCGGCGGCCCGCGCCTCGGCGAAGGCCGCTGCGAAGGCGCCCCGCTCGGAGACGGTGAAGCCCGCCGCGCCGTAGGCGCGGGCAAGCGCCGCGAAGTCGGGGTTCTCCAGCGCCGTGCCGAACGGCGCGCCGGGGTATTCCCGCTCCTGATGCATGCGGATCGTGCCGTACTGGCCGTTGTCGACGACCACCACAACGATCGCCAACCCGTATTGGGCGGCGGTCGCAAGCTCCTGGCCCGTCATCAAGAAACAGCCGTCGCCCGCGAACGCCACGACCTCGCGGTCCGGAAACAGCCGCTTCGCCGCGACGGCGGCCGGCACGCCGTATCCCATCGAGCCGGACGTCGGGGCCGCCTGGGAGCCATAGGCCCGGAAGCGGTGGAAGCGGTGGACCCAGGTGGCGTAGTTGCCGGCGCCGTTGCAGATCACCGCGTCCGCCGGCAGGGCGCGCAGCGCCTGCACCACCTCGTCCATCTGAACGGCGCCAGGATGTTCGGCGGCCGCCTCCGACCACGCGAGGTAGTCGGCGTGGGCCGCCGGCGTGTCGTCCTCCCAGGCGATCCGGTTCGGCGGCTGGACGCCTTCGAGCGCCGCGGCGAAGGCGTTGGGGGAGGCGTTGATCGCAAGGGCTGGCTGGTAGACGCGACCGAGCTCCAGCGGGTCGGCGTGCACATGCACGAGCGTCTGCCGCGGGGTGGGGATTTCAAGCGCGGTGTACCCCTGGCTTGGCATCTCGCCAAGGCGGCCGCCGATGAGCAGCACGAGGTCCGCCTCCGTCACCCGCGCGAGCAGGGCCGGATTCGGCCCGATCCCGAACTCGCCCGCATAGGAGGGGTGATCGGCTGGAAACAGCATCTGTCGGCGGAAGGTGACGGACACCGGCAGTTTGAACCGCTCCGCGAAGCGGGCGAGACTTTGCGCCGCCTTCGCCGACCAGCGCCCTCCGCCGACCAGCGCGATCGGGCGCTTCGCCGCCCAGAGCAGTTTCTGAAGCTGCGCCATGTCCGCGAGGCCGGGCCAGGTCTCGGCGGGAAAGACGGCGGCGGCGTCGGCGACCGTGGCGGTCTCCGTCAGCATGTCCTCCGGCAGCGCGATCACGACCGGCCCGGGGCGTCCTTGAGTCGCTGTGCGGATGGCGCGCGCGATCAGCTCGGGGATCCGGGCGGGGTCGTCGATCTCCACCGCCCATTTCGCGAGGCCGGCGAAGGTCTCGCGGTAGTCGAGCTCTTGAAACGCCTCGCGGCCGCGGAATCCGCGCTCGACCTGTCCCACGAACAGCAGCAGCGGCGTCGAGTCCTGCATGGCGACGTGCAGGCCGCTGGCGGCGTTGGTCGCGCCGGGGCCCCGGGTGACGAAGCAGACGCCGGGCCTGCCCGTGAGCCGCCCGGCCGCGTCCGCCATCATGGCGGCGCCGCCCTCCTGCCGGCAGGTGATGAAGTCAAAGCCGCCGCCGGCCCGCATGGCCTCCAGCACGGCGAGGTAGCTTTCGCCCGGCACCCCGAAGGCGGTCGTCAGCCCGTTCGCGCGCAGGGCGTCGACGAGGATTTCCGCGCCCGTGCGCGGCTGTGCGGACGCAAGCATCGGCTGGCCCCTGAACCGCCGCGTCGAGGGGGACGCGACTCATCGGAGGTTGTTTTAGCCGTTTTCGGTGGACGACGTCGTCCGGGAACGACGGGGCGCTACCGACCTAAACGCGCTCTCGCCCGCCAACTCCATGGAGCGCCGGGCGGCGAACGCGCGATAGAGATCGATCTCGATCGGCGAGGCCGCGCACTCCGGAACCGCCGCGGAGGCGGCGAGGGCGCCCTGTGGGCGCCAAGTTCGGATCGGATGATCTCGCGCGAAAAGCCGCTCCGCGAGCTCCTCGACGGCGTGTGGCGGTAGCTCGGAGTCCATGCGCCCTCCATCTCGGACGTTTCCGTCATGGAAACGCGGGCGCCGGACATCGGTTGCGCGGAACCGCGCGGCATGGTGAACGCGGGGTTAATCGCTGGCGACACTTGGGGTGCGGACAGCCCATGAAAAAAGGCTCCGGCGTTGCGCCGAAGCCTTTTTGCCGTCGCCCGCCGAGCGGCGGCTCGTCAGTCGTCGCGGTAGACCTTCTCCCGGCGCTCGTGGCGCTCCTGGGCCTCGATCGACAGCGTCGCGATCGGGCGCGCTTCGAGGCGGCGGAGAGAGATCGGCTCGCCGGTCTCCTCGCAGTAGCCATAGGACCGGTCGTCGATCCGTTCGAGCGCCGCGTCGATCTTGGCGATCAGCTTGCGCTGGCGGTCGCGGGCGCGAAGCTCGATCGCGCGATCGGTCTCCGACGACGCGCGGTCGACGATGTCGGGGTGGTTCTGGTTCTCGTCCTGCAGGTGCTCGAGCGTCTCGCGGCTCTCGCGCAGGATCTCCTCTTTCCAGTCCAGCAGCTTGTTCCGGAAGTAGACGCGCTGCCGGTCGTTCATGAACGGCTCGTCCTCGGACGGCCGGTAGTCGGTTGCCAAATCGACGCTCATTGATCAGCCTCTGGCGTTGCCGCTCGCAGGGTCCCGATGGCGCGGAATATAGCCATCCGACCACCCGACGACAATCACGGATTTTTCAGCGAACTATCTGATATTTAACACGTTTTCCGAAGTACGGGAAAACCCTGACGCTGGATCATGCACAAACTGCGCCGTTTCAGCCCCGCCGTTTGGCGAGTTCGACCCGCACGCGCAGGTCGATGGCGGCGAGCGTCTCGTCGAGCCCGGGGTCGCCGGTGCGCTCCCGACCGCCGTCCAGCCGCGCGGACATCATCGTGAGCGCGCGGTCGTCGACGCGGCCCTCGAGCAGCGCGAGCTTCAGCTCGTCCAGCGAGTCGAGCAGACCCCGGCCGCGCTTCACCGCCTTCCTGCGCCGCTCGGTCGGCGTCTCGATCATCTCCTGGAGCGCGATGAGGGCGTCGAGAGACGGCGCGGCGCGGAGGGGCGCCGCCCCTCGCGCGGCCTCGGCGCCCTGGGCGTCGGGCAGGCGGAACGCGCCGCCCGCCGCGGGCGTCCGTTGACCGCTCATCGGCGACGCCGTCGCCCGCCCCAGACCATCGACCCGCATCGTCGCCCGCCTCAGCGTCCGGATCTCGCCCGGCTCCTGAGCGATCGTGCCGAATTATGCTTAACCGCCGGTTAACCGGGCGGCAAAAAATGCCGGGCGGGGGTTGCTTCTTGCCGGGCCGGATGGGGCGCCCGCGGTCGCGCAGACTGGCGACGCGCCAAGAGCCGCAACGTTTTTCGGCCGCGGCACGGTCCTCGCATCGCAAGCGGCGCCAGACCGTCCCCGTCAGGGTCCCACGCCGCGATGCCCCGTTCCGCCCGTTCGTTCACAGCTCTCGCCGCCGCTCTCGCCATGGGGCTGGCGCCGCTCGCCCCGGCGCAGGCGGCGGACCCGGCCGAGGGCGTGGCGGTGCGCGGCGTCAGGGCGGAGCGGATCGCGCGCGCCGAGACGGCGAGGCCCGCGGAGCCGCGCGCCAACCCCTCCGTCGACATCGGTGGGCGCGGGGGCGCGACCTCCCGGATCAAGGATCTCACCGACGTCGAGGGCGTGCGCGAGAACCAGCTGGTCGGCTACGGGCTCGTGGTCGGCCTGAACGGCACCGGCGACAGCCTCAACGCCGCGCCCTTCACCAAGCAGAGCCTGCAGTCGATGCTGGAGCGGCTCGGCGTCAACACCCGCGGCGCGACGCTGCGCACCAAGAACGTCGCGGCCGTCATGGTCACCGCCAACCTGCCGGCTTTCGGCACGCAGGGCACCCGCATCGACGTCACGGTCTCCGCGCTCGGCGACGCCACCAGCCTGCAGGGCGGCACCCTCATCGTCACCCCGCTGATGGGCGCGGACGGCGAGGTCTATTCGGTCGCGCAAGGGTCGGTCGCCGTCATCGGCTTCAACGCGCAGGGCGAGGCGGCGCAGGTGGTGCGCGGCGTGCCGACGACGGGCCGCATCTCGAACGGCGGCCTGATCGAGCGCGAGATCCCCTTCACGCTGGCGAACCAGACGACGATCCGGCTCGCGCTGCGCAATCCCGACCTCACCACCGGCCGGCGCATCGCCTCGGCGATCAACGCCTTCATCGGCCCCAACGTCGCCGAGCCGATCGATCCCGCAACGGTCGCCCTGAACGTCCCCAAGGCCTACCACGGCAAGATCATCCAGCTGCTGACCGAGGTGGAGCAGCTCCGGGTCGAGCCGGACCAGATCGCCAAGATCGTCATCGACGAACGCTCAGGGATCATCGTGATGGGCCAGGACGTGCGCGTCTCGACCGTCGCGGTGGCGCAGGGCAACCTCACCGTGACCATCACCGAGGATCCGATCGCGAGCCAGCCGGAGCCGTTCTCGAACGGCGAGACCGTGGTGACGCCCCGGACGACGGTGTCCGTCGACACCGACGCCAACCGCCGCCTCGCGGTGCTGCGCGAAGGCGTGAACCTCAGGCAGCTGGTCGACGGGCTCAACGCCATCGGCGTCGGCCCGCGCGACCTGATCGCGATCCTTCAGGCCATCAAGGCCGCCGGCGCCCTGCAGGCCGAAATCGAGGTGATGTGATGACCGCAGCCGCGCCCGCCGCCGGGGCCTCAGTCTCCGCCGCGCCGACCGCCTACGCCGCGCATCCGCAGGCGAAGGCGGCCTCGAAGCTCGACGCCGCGGCCCAGGATTTCGAGGCCGTGTTCCTCACCCAGATGATGCAGGCCATGTTCACCGACGTCGGCGAGGAGGGCCCGCTCGGCGGCGGCGTGGGAACGGACGCCTACCGCTCCATGCTCGCGGACCAGTACGGCCGGAACATCGCCGCCTCCGGCGGGATCGGCATCGCCGCCCAGGTCCGCTCCGAACTCCTGTCCCTCCAGCAAGGGTCCTGACGCCGATGCTGTCTCGCCGCCGTTCCGTTCCCGCCGTCGCCAGGCCGCAACTCACCATCGAGGAGGCGGCGGAGCGGCTCGCCCGGATGTCGCAGACGGTGGCGCGCCTCACGGCGGTGATCGTCGAGGAGACCTCCCTGCTGAAGGCCGGCAAGTACGTCGCCGCGAGCGCCCTCGAGGCCCGCAAGGGCGAGCTGTCGAGCCGCTACGTGATGGACGTGGGCGCCGTGAAGGCGAGCGCGGACTCGGTCGCGGCGCAGCCCGCGGAGGTTTTGGAGGAGGCCGAGGCGCTTCACCTCGCCTTCCGCCAGGCGCTCGACGAAAACCTCGCGGTGCTCAGCGTCGCGCGGTCGGTCGCCGAGAACCTGATGCGCGGCGTCGCGCAGGAGCTCGCGGCCCGAAACGCGCCCACGACCTACGACGCGCGCGGCGGCGCCTATGGCCGTCCGGCGGCCGCCGCCCCCATGACTTTGTCGCGCCGAAGCTGAGTTTTTAAGCGAAGTTTTAACGGCTCGCGGGCCCGCGCGTTAACCCAACCTCCTAACGCGGCCTTAACACGCCGTCCGCTATGACTCTGGACACGCGGTCAATTCGTCCGCGCATTCGGAGCAGGGAGGACGCGATGGATGCCGCAATCGGTACGCTGAACTCGTCCGCCGTGACCCGCGCGGCGCCCGTCATGGAGACGGCCGAGCGGAGCTCGCAGCCCAGTCCTTCTCCGAAGCCGCCGGCGGCCTCGCCCGAACTCGCGAGCGAGCGACGCATCGATCTCGACTACGAGACCGGCAGTTTGATCTACCGGATGATCGACGTGACGAGCGGCGTGACCGTTCGGCAAACCCCCGACGAGGCCCGTCTCAAGCTGCGCGCCTACATCGACGGGATCGACGCGCCGCGGTCCGATCCGAGCGTCCAGCGCCTGGCCTGACGCCGTCGAGCCGGCCGACGCTTCCTTCACGCTGACGGCTGTTTCCGTTCCGCAGGCCGATCCCGGCGCCGTACCTTGGGCTCGAGAGCCATCGCGAGGCGCGCCGGCCTTGTCGGGGGAGGGGCGCCAGACGCTTCCTGCGCCGGCGGCCCTAGTTCTTGAGGCCTTCGGCGACGTTGCGGTTGATCGAGATGAGGGCGGTCATGCCGGCGGCCTCCGGGTTGATCTCGATCCGCGACGAGCGGTTCAGCGAGAACAGCGCGATGCGCCGCAGGTTGGCCTTGGTCTCGGCGTCGAGCGGGTTTTCCGCCCGCATCACGCTGCTCAGGAAGATCGTCCAGAGTTTCCGGTTAAACGTCGCCGCCTCACGCGCCGCCTTGCGGTCGAACGGCTCGGTGTTCTGGATGGCGGTGAAACGGGCGGCGGCCCTCAGAAGAAGCTGCGCGTCGCGCTCACGCGGGTTCGCCGTCCTCTGCGCCATCCGAGCGTACGCCTGCGCGCCGTTCTGCATGCTCGAAGATTCCCTTTTCATGCGCGACCAAGTTCCGCGCCTCACGGAAAGCTTTGTAAAGCGATCCCGTTAAAACGTGGTTATTGATCCGGTCGACGATCGGAAGCATGCTCGGCGCCGCGCGCACGGCGTCACGCGTAAGCGTCGTGTAGATCTTAGCGACTTTGTCGATTGATCCGGACAGATACATCATCTGAACCGCGTAGTAGATGCGCTTCGCGGGCGTATCGGCGTCCTTTTCCTTCAGGATGTCGCGCTCCCGCAGCACGGGATCGGAGCCGTCGATCAGGAGCTGGGTGCGCGCCGCGCCGTTGGTGACGACCGAGCGGCCGATAACGATCCGCTCGCCGGGCTTCAGTTCGACTTTCAGGGTCATGGCAACCTCTCGTCCAAGCGACGAGGCCCCAAACGACGAGCGGCGGAACCAGAGGTCCCGCCGTTTCGTCTCCGAGCCCGCGCCGCGCCTACTGCAGCAGCTGGAGAACCGCGGATTCCTGCTGGGTCGAAATCGACAGCGAGGAGACGATGAGCGACTGGCGGGTCTGCAGGGTCGCCAGGTTCGCCGCTTCCTCGTTCGTGTCGGCGCCCGTCAGCGCCAGCGCGCCGTCTTCGAGGGTGCCGATCATGCTCTTGGTGAAGTCCTCGCGGGTCTGCACGATCTGCAACTGCGAGCCGAACTTGGCGGACTGGTCCTCGACCGTCTGCATCGCGGCCTCGATCCGGTCGATCACCGAGTTGATCGACGCCGAGTCGTAGAAGTCTTCCGCGCTGATGCTGTCGAGGCCAAGGCCTTCGGCGCTGAACTCGACGCCCTTGACCTCGAGCTGCGAGCTGCCGCTCTCGTTGAAGACGATGGAAAGGTCGTCGCCGTTCAGGAGGTTGACGCCGTTGTAGTCCGAGTCCTGGGCGAGCTTCAGGATCTCCTCGAGAGCCGAGTTGTAGTCGTCGGCGTAGTTGGAGCGAACTTCCGCGGCGCTCTGGTCGAGCACCGGCGCCGAGAAGGCGCCGGATGCGAAGGCCGCGGCGGCCCCTATCGCGCTGCCGGTCGCGACCTTGGGCACGGAGTTCGCGATCGCGTTCGTGGTCTCGAACACCAGCTGGGCGTCGTCGTCGCCCTCGTTGTCGACCGACGCCTGAAGCTGGACGTCGTTGGTCTTCAGCCAGCTGTTCAGCTCGTCGATGGTGTCGACGTTGTCGGCGCCCTTCGAGGAGGCGAAGGTGACGGTCTTCAGCGCCCCGTACTTGTCGGCGAAGGTGAGCGTGGTGTCCTTCAGCGCGCTCGCGCCGGAGGTGGTCGTTGCAAGCGTGCCGTTGGTCGAGGACACGGAGGTCGTGGTGGCGCCGTCGGCGATCAGGCCGAGCGAGTCGAGCAGCGTGGAGCTGCCCCCGATGTTGATGTCGTCGCCGCTCTCAAGCTCGAACTCCAGCACGCCCGCATTGTCGGTGACGCTGAGGCCGGTGATGTTGAGCGAGTCGATCTTGGTCTTGACCTGGGCCGCCGTGTCGTTGGCCGAGATATTGACCGTCGCGCCGTTGACCGTGAGCGCGCCGCCGGAGTGGGTGGCGTCCGTCGCTTCGACGCCGGCGAAGGTCGTCGAGACCGCCGCCGTCGTGGTGTCGTTCGAGAGCAGGTTGTCGCCCTGCAGCCCGCTCATCACCACCGATTTCAGCTGGGCCTTGGTGTCGACCGCGAGTTCGGACTGCTGGGCGGAGCGCGCCGTGGACTTCAGCGATTCGAGGATGTCGCTGATGCCCTTTATGCCGTTGTCCGCCGCTTCGAGCGTCTGGACCGAGTTCGACACGTTGTCGAGCAGGGTGCCGAGATCGCCGGAGCGTCTTTCCAGCGACTTCGCCGTGAAGAAGCTCGAGGGGTTGTCGAGGGCCGAATTGACCTTCTTGCCCGTCGAGAGACGTTCTTCGGTGCGATTGAGCAGTTCGGTCGTCGACTGCATCGTGCGCAGATTGGACCGGACTGCGGAGTTAAGAGCGATGTCGGCCATCGGGAGGCTCCAGGAACGACGCGTCGCACAAGGCGTTTGACGGTGAACATAGTCCGTTAACCTTAATCAGGAGTTAAGGTTAACGGCCTGCTAAACACGTCGCGTCGATCCGGCGCCTCTTCTCGCCGGGCTTGAATTTACTTCTATTTCAATTGGTTGCGCCCGGATCGCGGTTCGGGCGTCGCTCCGTGACGTTTCACGTCGTTAGAGAATTGCGACCGTCGCGCGCCAGAGAAGACATCGCCCGAATCAGCGGTCGGAAACGCCGATAGCGGCAGGAGCCGAAGCTCCCGCCGCCGGGCCGTCCGCGAAGAGCGAAGCGCGATTACTGGATCAGCTGGAGGACGTTCTGTTCCTGGCTGGTGGAGATCGAGAGCGAGGAGGTGATCAGCGACTGGCGGGTCTGCAGGGTCGCCAGGTTCGCGGCTTCCTCGTTGGTGTCGGCGCCGGTGAGGGCGTAGGAGCCGTCCTCGAGGGTGCCGATCATGTCCTTGGTGAAGGACTCGCGGGTCTCGACCACCGAGAGCTGCGAGCCGAGGCGCGAGGACAGGCTGTCGAGCGAGTTGAGCGCGTCGTTCAGTTTGCCGACGACCTTTTCGATCTTCGAGGAGTCGAGGAAGTTCTCGATGTCGATGTCGTCGAGCGAGAGCACGTCCATGATGTCGACGCCGCCGATCTCCAGCTTGGACGAGCCGTCTTCGTTGAAGGTCACCGACAGGTCGTCGCCGTTGAGCAGGTTGACGCCGTTGTAGCTGGCGTCCTTGGCGAGCTCCGCGATCTGGGACTTCAGGTCGTTGTAGTCGTTGACGTAGTCTTGGCGGGTCGACTTGCCGTCATCGTCGAGAACCGCCTCGGCAGTC is drawn from Methylopila sp. 73B and contains these coding sequences:
- a CDS encoding flagellar biosynthesis regulator FlaF — translated: MAQRTANPRERDAQLLLRAAARFTAIQNTEPFDRKAAREAATFNRKLWTIFLSSVMRAENPLDAETKANLRRIALFSLNRSSRIEINPEAAGMTALISINRNVAEGLKN
- a CDS encoding flagellar biosynthesis repressor FlbT, which gives rise to MTLKVELKPGERIVIGRSVVTNGAARTQLLIDGSDPVLRERDILKEKDADTPAKRIYYAVQMMYLSGSIDKVAKIYTTLTRDAVRAAPSMLPIVDRINNHVLTGSLYKAFREARNLVAHEKGIFEHAERRAGVRSDGAEDGEPA
- a CDS encoding flagellin — its product is MADIALNSAVRSNLRTMQSTTELLNRTEERLSTGKKVNSALDNPSSFFTAKSLERRSGDLGTLLDNVSNSVQTLEAADNGIKGISDILESLKSTARSAQQSELAVDTKAQLKSVVMSGLQGDNLLSNDTTTAAVSTTFAGVEATDATHSGGALTVNGATVNISANDTAAQVKTKIDSLNITGLSVTDNAGVLEFELESGDDINIGGSSTLLDSLGLIADGATTTSVSSTNGTLATTTSGASALKDTTLTFADKYGALKTVTFASSKGADNVDTIDELNSWLKTNDVQLQASVDNEGDDDAQLVFETTNAIANSVPKVATGSAIGAAAAFASGAFSAPVLDQSAAEVRSNYADDYNSALEEILKLAQDSDYNGVNLLNGDDLSIVFNESGSSQLEVKGVEFSAEGLGLDSISAEDFYDSASINSVIDRIEAAMQTVEDQSAKFGSQLQIVQTREDFTKSMIGTLEDGALALTGADTNEEAANLATLQTRQSLIVSSLSISTQQESAVLQLLQ